The window ATCAGCTGTCCTGGGGTTTGTTTCCAGGCTGGTTTCCCGATCTGTTTTTATCTAAAGTTCTGGTTGTCCCTTAATATTGTGAGTTGTGATACAAAAGTAGCATTCATTGGAAATTCAGCTGTGTGTATTTTAATGATCCCTTCGTCTTATGTGTTTCAGATGAATAAAAGTACTGAAGGAATTTAATTACAGAAGTGGTTATTTACTTACAATCTACATGTATAacttgaattatttttgttttgagaaCATATGGAAATGTGAACAATATAAATTGAATTGAAGTGTAAAGGCTCGTGGGAGTTCAACATCAAAACTACAAACCCTCTAGGAAGCTGAagcattttcatgtttttaataTGTTATGCAATATCACATATTTGATTATGTGACATAATGCCACATTTGATTTTCTCCAACCAAAGGAAATAACGAACCTTTCAGCCTTTTTCATATGCAAATAATGTCTAAAACCTGTGCATCTTTAAAGGTACTTTTGTGAGTTAATTAGAATTAAAATAAGCTGCTAATGGTTTTCCTACACGTGTTGCACTTCCTGAGTCCTGTGGCACAAAGGTTTTACTGATGGTTTTTGGTCTGTTGTAGATGTCTCTCAGAGGTTCTGCTCCCCTCACAGTcgttcagcttcctggagagcAAGTGCAGGTCCAGGGAGTCATTCAGACAGCTCAGTCCTCCTCTGTGATCCACTCCCCTCAGGTGCAAACCGTGCAGGTAACTCCACAATGCCTTGAAATGCCCCGGATCTGCAGTTATGTAGGTGAGAAGATGGGAAAAGATGTGCAGAGGCTTCTCTGGCCCAGCTGCCTTTGTGCCCTGCTGTAAGAGACAGTGAGCAATCCAAGGACAGCCCTGTGGGATCCCTCCCTCGTTTGGGCTTGAAATTGTTCCTTGTGGGAGTCACCTGTGGAgtcaaaataaaagcatttcatGTCACCTCCCTTCACACAAAAATCCAATCCACAGCTCTGTAATTGGTGTCTTGGCAGTCAGGTGGGCTCTGACACCCAAAGGAGGGGAGTGGGGAATAACAGAATAATTCAGTAGTGGATTAAGATGAGTGTTTGGGAAGGTGGAGCTGTGTGAAGGGGAATGAGCTGCTGGGTGCTCTCTTGTGCTGGAACTCCCTGTCAGTGGTTCCCAAGTCTCTGCTTGTGTCTCTTACTCACTTGCCATGTGATTTTTGTAAGAGTCCCTTCCTGAAggtgcccagggagctccagtgAACCTGGTCCTGCTCCTCtcagtccctgctgcagagcccctgggcaCCTGGAGTTCCACTGGGAAgccactgccctggcagcagctgagggaggagcTGCCCTAAAACGCAGGGATTTGTCCCTGATCCTTGTCCCCCACTCCTCACACCACACTAAATTGATCAGCCACGAGGAGCAGACCTGGCAGGGACtgtcagctgtccctgctgtagcatcagagcagggagaggagaacaCTCAGGCATCTGCATTGGCTGCTCGTTGGTGCTCGTGTCTCTGTTCagtctctttctttttccctccccctggTTGCACAGTCCCCACTGACTGGATTCATTCCTTTTCTGTAATTTATGAACTTTGTGGCCTTGGTGGAGGGAAAAACAAAGTACAACAtgagcaggtttttttccctgctgatcATAGGCTGCTCTGTCTCTGCAGTTCAGTGAGAGGcttttcccagagctctgcattcCTCTGCACTCCGTTACTGGCACGCGGATAagagcaaataaatattttgttcacTTATAAGGAGCATCAGAGACAAAATTACACTTTGAACTGGATGAGCACACAGTGGAATAATGAAAATTGTAGATAGTACTTTGCATATTTACTCCCTGATACGGTGCTGCCTTCAATACTCTTTTCACTGGACTTTCACATTCTCACCAACAAACCCCACTGCTCCTTTTCTACACACAAGATTCCAGGTGCTTTCTGTCTTTGTCCTGTACATCAGTGGTGCTCCTGTTCCCTTTCTCACCAGGTATCTTCCCTGTCTGAGAGTGAGGATTCTCAGGACTCCTCAGACAGCATTGGCTCCTCACAGAAGGCTCGAGGCATCTTGGCTCGTCGTCCATCCTACCGGTAAGGGTGGGatactttttcaaataaaaacttGGTGGTTTTATTTGAAGCCAAAACAACAGCCCCTTGCCATGGTTTTCAGTATTCTGCTGCCCTCCAGgttgtttcctttcccttgaAACACTCAGTGAATTTGTTCATGCACTGAACTTTCTGAGCCATCATTGCTGTGAGGAAACTTTGACTCCACTAACTGGAGATTGGCCTCAGCAGGATTTTGTAAGGGGCAAAATGTTCACCAGCTGTAATTTTACTCAGTTGTATCATTTTACTGAAGTGAGGAGTGCAGTCAAATGTCAGACTccttttttcacagaaaaattttgaaagatCTTTCTTCTGAAGACACACGGGATAGAAAAGGAGATGAGGAAAGTCCTGGGGTCTCCACTGTCGCCTCCATGTCCGTTCCCACGCCCATCTACCAGACAAGCACTGGACAGTACAGTATGTTACCCAAAATATCCTCAGTTTTTCTTCTACTTGCctcaaaatacagatttcattAAGTATTTGAGTAAGATGAAGGACAAAAGTTGGTTATTATCTAGTAGTCAATAAATTAGTACATAGCAGTAACTGATATCTACAGACTTCAGATAAACTCAGTGctctgtaattttaaattttgcataTGAAGACATTTATGGGTGTTGATATGGAGCACACAGCAGTGTTCTTTGCTGGATTTAACCCAATACATCAGTGAAGACacagatatatagatatatatatgtgtgtgtattatAGGCCATAATAAAAGGCTCCTGTGGTATCAGAGAGGTACAAAAAATGAGGGTTTGTTCTTTTGATGTTCCCACTTGGTGTTCGTGGTGCTTCACgctgctcctctccatcctgtgattgggtgaggccctggcacagggtgcccagagcagctgtggtgcccctgcatccctggcagtgcccagggccaggctggacaggccttggagcagcctgggctcgtgggaggtgtccctgccacggcaggggtggcactgggtgggctctaaggcccctcccaacccaagccattGCAGGACACTGTGATTTACCTGTATTTTCTGCTGTACAGCTCCAaatcctcctgtccctgtgccttcccTTGCAGTTGCCATCGCGGCCAACGGGCTGCAgctggcggggccgggggcggacgcggtgcaggggctgcagacCCTGACCATGGCCAACGCCGCCGCCTCCCAGCCCGGCGCCACCATCCTGCAGTACGCCCAGACCTCGGACGGGCAGCAGATCCTGGTGCCCAGCAACCAGGTGGTGGTGCAGAGTGAGTACCCCCGGGGACACGGTGACAGCCCCCGTGTCGCTGTGAGTGCCACCTGCTAACGCTGCCCCGTTTGTGTCCCTAGCTGCCTCTGGGGACATGCAGACGTACCAGATCCGCACCACGCccaccacctcctccctgccccagacCGTGGTGATGACGTCCCCCGTCACCCTGACGTCCCAGAGCAGCAAGACAGACGACCCGCAGCTGAAACGGGAGATCAGGCTGATGAAGAACAGGTACGTGAGTGCACCCCAGCTGCTTGGCGGGGGAGTCCAATCACAGTCGctggggttggaaaagacttccagGATCATAAAGCCCAACCTGTGACGCATCTccaccagagcactgagtggcacttccagggacggggactccaaacctccctgccAATGCCTGACCAtcctttccatgaggaaattcctcctgatgtccaacctgaacctcccctggcacagcttgaggcagtttcctcttgtcctgtccctgttccctgggaacAGAGCTTGACccccctggccctggctgcccctcatgtcagggagttgtggagagGGAGGAGtttccccctgagcctcctcctctacaggctgagcccctttcccagttccctcaggagttctccagagccttctccatgtgctccagccccttccctagctccattcccagctctgggtgtgctcCAGCCCATCCATATATTTCTCTTGCACTGAGGGTCCAGAACTGGAGGGGCCCCAGCAGTgtccagcacagggggacaatccctgccctggtgctgtgccacaccatggctggcacagcccaggtgcccttGGCCTCCTtccccacctgggcacacctggcctTGTGGCAGATTGTGACCCAAACATGGGAATTTGTGACCCAGACGTGCTCCCTTGAGTCTCCCAGTGTGGAGAAGCCAAAACTGGGTTTCCCCTGCAGACTGGCTGCCATTTGTGTTACCAGATCCTGCTGAATTTCCTGCTCTCCTCGGGCAGTTCTGGCTCGGTTTTGTTCCTCGCTGCAgttccagctctcctgtgctgGTCAGTATTGTGACATTCAGAAAATAGATCTCACTGCTAAAATCAAGAACTCTGCTTCTCTGTTGCAGAGAAGCTGCCCGGGAGTGCCgtaggaagaagaaggagtaCGTGAAATGTTTGGAAAATCGAGTGGCAGTCCTGGAAAATCAGAACAAAACTCTAATTGAAGAGCTAAAAACTTTGAAAGATCTTTACTGTCATAAAAGTGTGTAAGAAGAGAAGGTAAAAACCTTTGGGGACTGGTGAAATATcagaggagattttttttttatactgaaTTTTTTAAACTAGATGAAAGGTCAAAAATGAAACTTTTCTACCTAGATTTCACTGCTCAAAGACTCTATAGATTTTCTTTACAACATGTTGGTGACAAAGTACAAAGAGGAAACAAGAAAACCTCACCAAAATTCCTGCTGGCACAACTGGAAACTGCTAAATTCAAgattgcagctgcagcagaaggacaGTCACGTGTGGCAAGGCAGGTGACGAGAGTTTCTTTGAAAATTCCTATGAATGCCTCTCATAAGGGAGGCAAAATTTGgttacaaagaaaaaacatggGTGAAACAGAATCCTTGCCATAGCTGACATTATTAGTAACGTTTATAACCAGTGTATGTTTTGATTTCTTACTCTTTTTCAAGCCTTTTTCCTTCAGTTATTtgtctgtaaatatttttattttagcctGTAAGTTGGTCTTTACAGGTGCAGATGATAAAAAAGCTGATACTTTGCTCGAGGtataaattatgtttttacTCTTTCTCAGATGACAATTTAAAAAGttgggatgattttttttttccatgtttgccGTGTTTATCAGATTGGGGAAGGATCTGCAGAAGGCAGCAAGAGGCCTGGTCCTGGAAATGTCTGAGGCACAGAAAATTGTGTTGGTTTTCTTAGAGAATTCAACACATCAGTGACTTTAAAGCACAGTGTGAGGGGCAAGGACTGGTGACAAAAGTTCTGAAGAATTTCTGAGATGAGACTTCTCAAAGTTGTTCATTTCACAAGAGTTTGTTCTTAGTTCTGGGCATGAGAAACATTGAtcattgaaaattaaattgtgtGCTGATCATTTAAACACTCAGTGCTTGTCCTGGCTGGGGATTCTCCTGGGCTTTGGAACATGAAAccaaatagaagaaaaatgatgtagtaaaaaatgaaagatctaTACCAAAGGGTTATGAGGTTCTAATCTCTGGTTTATTGCTGGAAGTAGTGCAAAATTACCATTTCCAGCCTAATTTTGTAAGGTAGGAGCTATTTTGCAAAGTAATGGTATCTTTGTAAGCAAATACTATATTGCAAACAGGGAGATGGTTGGTATATTTTGTAGCTAAATTGTGATCTTTACAAAACCTGAAATTGAGTTTCTATACGTATTTTGACAGTTTATATCTTTCATTTTAGTAaccaaatgaaatattttgtgaacCAGATTTTCAAGGATATATTTTTATGGATAGTACAAAGTCAAATGAGATCCTCTTTGGTGTAGGAGATACTTGAATTAATTTTGTATGTCTGTAGGCAACTTGCAGAAAAAAACGGATCCTAAAGAGTattggggggggaaaaaggaagaaaaaaataaaagaaattagagCTTTTTACTCCCCAGAGTTGACAATATCTGCACATTCGATCTCGTCGTGTCAGAGAGTCCAGTTTGTACAATTTAAACTTGTTTCAGGTGGAAATCAAAAGTTTGACATGATCAGGACTCCTTTAGCTGGGGAGCCTCTGTGCTTGGAGAGCCCCAGACTGCCTGGCCGTGGGCCTGGTGGGCAGgccatggctctgctgggacacgGTCCCGGGCGAGGGTGGCCCCGCTGCTCAGGctgtgggctgggcaggagctgaggtgcCTGCAGCGCCCCTGCATGAGTAAGGAACCATTTCCGTGGCTGGGATGGAGTCctgcttccagctctgccagcgGGAATGGCACTGACAATTGTGGACTGTGCTGTTGGAGGCGGGAGAGCTCCGTGTGTGTCGCGCCTGCTCTGGATGGAGTTCCgagctgtgctccctccctggATGTGTAGTGCTTATCCCATGGTCAGTCAGTATTTTTGATTTTGCTCCTTTGGCCATTAATGGACTTGTAGCAAGCAGAGCTCTTTGCCATGAGGAATCTGCATTCTGCAGTCTCCTGGTTAGTGGGCTagaaaaaggttttgtttttttttttttccctgaagttcCTAAATCTCTGATTGTTGTGGGCACGAGCCCCAGTGCATTTCCTTTAGGCCAGGCTGCAGTGGGACTCCTGGTTGCCatcatgtcagaaaaaaaagctttgtgaCCCATCAG of the Molothrus aeneus isolate 106 chromosome 30, BPBGC_Maene_1.0, whole genome shotgun sequence genome contains:
- the ATF1 gene encoding cyclic AMP-dependent transcription factor ATF-1 isoform X2, with protein sequence MMEEVHKGSSSSSSVTSQPSAVQGTTLQAAQLSHIAQQMSLRGSAPLTVVQLPGEQVQVQGVIQTAQSSSVIHSPQVQTVQVSSLSESEDSQDSSDSIGSSQKARGILARRPSYRKILKDLSSEDTRDRKGDEESPGVSTVASMSVPTPIYQTSTGQYIAIAANGLQLAGPGADAVQGLQTLTMANAAASQPGATILQYAQTSDGQQILVPSNQVVVQTASGDMQTYQIRTTPTTSSLPQTVVMTSPVTLTSQSSKTDDPQLKREIRLMKNREAARECRRKKKEYVKCLENRVAVLENQNKTLIEELKTLKDLYCHKSV
- the ATF1 gene encoding cyclic AMP-dependent transcription factor ATF-1 isoform X1, with the translated sequence MMEEVHKGSSSSSSVTSQPSAVQGTTLQAAQLSHIAQQVSSLSESEDSQDSSDSIGSSQKARGILARRPSYRKILKDLSSEDTRDRKGDEESPGVSTVASMSVPTPIYQTSTGQYIAIAANGLQLAGPGADAVQGLQTLTMANAAASQPGATILQYAQTSDGQQILVPSNQVVVQTASGDMQTYQIRTTPTTSSLPQTVVMTSPVTLTSQSSKTDDPQLKREIRLMKNREAARECRRKKKEYVKCLENRVAVLENQNKTLIEELKTLKDLYCHKSV